In Halobacillus amylolyticus, the following proteins share a genomic window:
- the recA gene encoding recombinase RecA has translation MSDRKQALDMALRQIEKQFGKGSIMKLGEQAEQRISTVSSGSLALDVALGVGGYPRGRIVEIYGPESSGKTTVALHAIAEAQRQGGQAAFIDAEHALDPVYARALGVDIEELLLSQPDTGEQALEIAEALVRSGAVDMVVIDSVAALVPKAEIEGEMGDAHVGLQARLMSQALRKLSGAINKSKTTAIFINQIREKVGVMFGSPETTPGGRALKFYSSVRLEVRRAETLKQGDEMVGNKTRLKVVKNKVAPPFKKAEVDIMYGEGISREGELLDIGTDLDLVQKSGSWYSYNNERMGQGRENAKKYLKENEEVYQEIKGLVRAHYDMDGSSAEEKNEKASESQESLDV, from the coding sequence ATGAGTGATCGTAAGCAAGCGTTAGATATGGCATTAAGACAAATTGAGAAGCAATTTGGTAAAGGATCAATTATGAAGCTTGGGGAACAAGCTGAACAAAGAATAAGTACAGTTTCCAGCGGGTCGCTTGCCCTTGATGTAGCACTAGGTGTAGGTGGATATCCTCGCGGCAGAATTGTTGAAATATATGGACCAGAATCCTCTGGTAAAACGACAGTTGCACTGCATGCAATTGCCGAAGCTCAAAGACAAGGTGGACAAGCGGCTTTCATAGATGCCGAGCATGCCCTTGATCCTGTTTATGCACGAGCACTTGGTGTAGATATTGAGGAGCTTTTGCTGTCACAGCCCGATACAGGAGAACAAGCATTGGAAATTGCCGAGGCATTAGTACGCAGCGGTGCTGTTGATATGGTTGTCATTGATTCAGTAGCTGCACTTGTACCAAAAGCTGAAATAGAAGGCGAGATGGGCGATGCCCACGTTGGTCTTCAGGCACGTTTAATGTCCCAAGCTTTGAGAAAACTATCCGGTGCAATTAATAAATCGAAAACGACAGCAATTTTTATTAACCAAATCCGGGAAAAAGTCGGTGTGATGTTTGGGAGCCCTGAAACGACACCTGGTGGCCGTGCACTTAAATTCTATTCATCTGTAAGACTAGAAGTACGCCGTGCTGAAACATTAAAACAAGGCGATGAAATGGTTGGGAACAAAACTAGATTAAAAGTTGTTAAAAACAAGGTAGCCCCTCCATTCAAGAAAGCTGAAGTTGACATTATGTACGGGGAAGGGATCTCAAGAGAAGGTGAATTACTAGATATCGGTACTGATCTAGATTTGGTTCAAAAGAGTGGATCTTGGTATTCTTATAATAATGAAAGAATGGGTCAGGGACGAGAAAATGCCAAAAAATACTTGAAGGAAAATGAAGAGGTATATCAAGAAATTAAAGGGTTAGTCCGTGCGCATTATGATATGGATGGCTCCTCTGCCGAAGAGAAGAATGAAAAAGCTTCTGAGAGTCAAGAATCTCTCGATGTATAG
- the pgsA gene encoding CDP-diacylglycerol--glycerol-3-phosphate 3-phosphatidyltransferase: MNLPNKITLSRIFLIPVFIILMSVPFQWGSFQMGDESLPISHLAGALLFIIASTTDWIDGYIARKHNLVTNLGKFLDPLADKLLVSAALILLVEIGLAPAWIVILIISREFAVTGLRLVAAGEGSVLAASQMGKLKTWIQIVAISILLLHNWPLAYVGFPLGQIALYAALIITVVSGYDYFVKNWHVMRDSK; this comes from the coding sequence TTGAATTTGCCAAATAAGATTACATTATCAAGAATTTTTCTAATTCCTGTATTTATTATTTTAATGAGTGTCCCTTTTCAATGGGGATCCTTCCAAATGGGGGATGAATCTTTGCCCATCTCCCATTTAGCTGGGGCGTTGCTGTTTATTATTGCTTCTACAACGGATTGGATTGACGGCTATATTGCGCGGAAACATAATCTTGTTACCAATTTAGGGAAATTCCTTGATCCACTGGCAGACAAGTTGCTAGTAAGTGCTGCTTTGATTCTATTAGTGGAGATAGGTCTGGCTCCAGCCTGGATTGTCATTTTGATTATCAGTCGTGAGTTTGCCGTCACAGGATTGCGGCTTGTGGCTGCAGGGGAAGGCAGTGTTCTTGCCGCAAGTCAGATGGGAAAACTCAAAACTTGGATTCAAATTGTTGCGATCTCTATTCTCTTACTGCACAACTGGCCGCTCGCTTATGTTGGCTTTCCGCTCGGACAGATCGCACTTTATGCGGCTTTAATCATTACGGTTGTTTCTGGATATGATTATTTTGTGAAAAACTGGCACGTCATGAGGGATTCAAAATGA
- a CDS encoding DUF3243 domain-containing protein, translating to MSVLDNFDSFKSFLGDRLNQAEGQGMNKNSVNEIAYEIGDYLSNNVDAKNDQETVLHELWSVADNKEQHAIANMMVKLVQNNGNQQ from the coding sequence ATGTCTGTACTTGACAACTTCGATTCTTTTAAATCTTTCCTTGGTGACCGTCTAAATCAAGCAGAAGGACAAGGGATGAACAAGAACTCTGTAAATGAGATTGCTTATGAGATTGGTGACTATTTATCCAATAATGTGGATGCTAAAAATGACCAAGAAACTGTCCTTCATGAATTATGGAGTGTTGCTGATAATAAAGAGCAGCACGCTATTGCGAACATGATGGTTAAACTTGTTCAAAATAACGGAAATCAACAGTAA
- a CDS encoding ABC transporter permease, producing the protein MSFFEILQSIIPQAVFFAAPLIFTALGGVFSERSGIINIGLEGLMVMGAFVGIVFNLAFVDVFGNWTPWVSILAAMVVSAIFALVHAVASITFRADQVVSGVAINFLALGIGLFLTKQWYDKGQTDMVERPFYTTDIPVLSKIPIIGDLFFSGMYLTSYLAIILAFAAWFILFKTPFGLRLRSVGEHPMAADTNGINVYGMRYVAVMISGALGGLGGSVFALTIALNFSHATIVGQGFMSLAAVIFGKWHPLGALGAALFFGFAQSLSIVGSGIPLLSDVPQIFLLIAPYVLTILALAGFIGRAEAPKALGESYVKGNR; encoded by the coding sequence ATGAGCTTCTTTGAGATACTACAATCCATTATTCCGCAAGCCGTCTTCTTTGCGGCCCCTCTTATCTTTACAGCTTTAGGCGGGGTGTTCAGTGAACGCTCGGGTATTATAAACATTGGTCTTGAAGGGTTAATGGTTATGGGGGCTTTTGTAGGAATTGTTTTTAACCTGGCGTTTGTCGATGTATTCGGGAACTGGACACCATGGGTCTCCATCTTGGCAGCCATGGTTGTATCAGCCATCTTCGCCCTTGTGCACGCTGTCGCATCCATTACCTTTAGGGCAGATCAAGTAGTTAGTGGCGTAGCGATTAACTTTCTGGCTTTAGGGATCGGGCTGTTTTTAACAAAGCAATGGTATGATAAAGGACAGACGGATATGGTTGAGCGTCCTTTTTATACGACAGATATTCCTGTGTTAAGTAAAATCCCGATTATTGGCGACTTATTTTTTTCCGGAATGTATTTAACTTCCTATTTGGCTATTATATTGGCATTCGCTGCCTGGTTCATATTATTTAAAACACCATTTGGCTTGCGCTTACGGTCTGTTGGTGAACATCCGATGGCGGCAGATACAAACGGAATTAACGTATATGGCATGCGTTATGTGGCCGTAATGATCTCTGGTGCTTTAGGTGGTCTAGGTGGATCAGTTTTTGCTTTAACGATCGCTTTAAACTTTTCCCATGCTACGATAGTTGGGCAAGGTTTTATGTCTCTTGCAGCTGTTATTTTTGGAAAATGGCATCCCTTGGGGGCGCTTGGGGCCGCTTTGTTCTTTGGCTTCGCACAAAGCTTAAGCATTGTTGGTTCAGGTATTCCATTACTAAGTGATGTACCACAAATTTTCTTACTGATTGCTCCATATGTTCTGACAATCCTAGCTTTAGCAGGTTTCATTGGCAGAGCAGAAGCACCTAAAGCACTTGGAGAATCCTATGTTAAAGGAAACCGCTAA
- the yfmF gene encoding EF-P 5-aminopentanol modification-associated protein YfmF, whose amino-acid sequence MKITKETVHKKQGYRLHILPTSKYKTVSIVAKFKAPLKREGVTERALLPHVLHKATNNLPNVRKLQSALEDLYGTGFSSDGAKKGENHVISFRMEVVNESYLNESEPILEKALNIFRDVLFDPKVVNGGFDESIVNREKQTLEQKITSIKDDKMSYANLRLIDHMCEGEPYSLHVHGYLDDLQKITATSLYEYYQSMINNDELDVYIIGEVDDTEIVSLADQTFSRGDSDNRSDHQDSKSITPNEAKEIVEREEVNQGKLHIGYRTHIKFGDDDYFALQIFNGLFGGFPSSKLFMNVREKHSLAYYAASRFESHKGLLLVFSGVDPKDYDQAKSIILEQMEAMKQGDFTTEQVEDGKEQVVNQLQETMDNANGLIEVLYHQMLSRAEIPAHELMENIRKVTKEDVVKVAEKIELDTIYFLTSQEGGEA is encoded by the coding sequence ATGAAAATAACGAAAGAAACCGTGCACAAGAAACAAGGGTATAGACTACATATTTTACCAACTTCGAAATATAAGACCGTCTCGATTGTAGCTAAATTTAAAGCGCCGCTTAAAAGAGAGGGGGTAACAGAGCGAGCTCTATTACCTCATGTTCTTCACAAAGCAACAAATAATCTTCCTAATGTAAGGAAACTGCAATCTGCTTTAGAAGATCTCTACGGCACCGGCTTTTCAAGCGACGGGGCAAAAAAAGGTGAGAACCATGTCATCTCGTTTAGGATGGAAGTGGTTAATGAATCTTACTTGAATGAGAGTGAACCGATCCTTGAAAAAGCATTAAACATCTTCCGTGACGTTCTATTCGATCCAAAAGTGGTGAATGGCGGTTTTGATGAGTCAATTGTAAATAGAGAAAAGCAAACACTTGAACAAAAGATTACCTCCATTAAAGATGATAAAATGAGCTATGCTAACCTACGCCTTATTGACCATATGTGTGAAGGAGAGCCTTATTCTCTTCATGTACACGGGTATCTTGATGATTTACAGAAGATTACAGCAACGTCCTTATATGAATATTACCAGTCCATGATTAACAATGATGAGCTGGATGTTTATATAATTGGTGAAGTAGATGATACGGAAATTGTTTCCCTTGCAGACCAAACGTTTTCACGTGGAGACAGCGATAATCGCAGTGATCACCAGGATTCAAAATCAATTACTCCAAATGAAGCAAAAGAAATTGTTGAACGTGAAGAAGTAAACCAGGGAAAGCTTCACATTGGTTACCGCACGCACATTAAATTTGGCGATGATGATTATTTCGCCCTGCAAATTTTTAATGGGTTATTCGGGGGCTTTCCTAGCTCCAAATTATTTATGAATGTACGAGAAAAACACAGTCTCGCTTATTATGCTGCCTCACGCTTTGAAAGCCACAAAGGGCTGCTACTCGTTTTCAGTGGGGTTGATCCGAAAGACTATGATCAGGCCAAGTCGATTATCTTAGAACAGATGGAAGCCATGAAGCAAGGAGATTTCACAACAGAGCAAGTAGAGGATGGGAAAGAGCAGGTCGTGAATCAACTTCAAGAAACGATGGATAATGCAAACGGTTTAATTGAAGTGTTATATCACCAAATGCTTTCACGTGCTGAAATTCCAGCTCATGAACTTATGGAGAACATTCGAAAGGTAACAAAAGAGGATGTTGTCAAAGTCGCAGAAAAAATTGAACTTGATACGATTTACTTCTTAACGAGTCAAGAGGGAGGGGAAGCATAA
- a CDS encoding DUF3388 domain-containing protein yields MEKKEWYLEYEIQYNRPGLLGDISSLLGMMAINIVTINGVENSHRGMLLLCKDEDQITRLRSILNTMDTIKITKLRKPKLRDRLAVRHGRYIHSDIDDRKTFRFNREDLGLLVDFMAELFMKKGHKLIGIRGMPRVGKTESIVAASVSANKRWLFVSSTLLKQTVRNQLIEEEYNEDNLYIIDGIVSAKRANERHWQLVREIMRLPATKVIEHPDIFVQETEYKMDDFDYIIELRSNEDEEITYEPVEKQAMEKDGFSMFDF; encoded by the coding sequence ATGGAGAAAAAAGAATGGTATTTAGAGTATGAAATCCAGTATAATCGTCCTGGTCTGCTTGGGGATATCTCGTCACTTCTTGGAATGATGGCGATCAATATTGTTACAATAAACGGAGTGGAAAATTCGCATCGCGGGATGCTGCTGCTTTGTAAAGACGAAGACCAAATTACCCGGCTTCGATCGATATTAAATACAATGGACACAATTAAAATAACGAAATTACGGAAGCCGAAACTAAGAGATCGTTTAGCGGTAAGGCACGGTCGGTATATACATAGTGATATTGATGATAGAAAAACCTTCCGCTTCAACCGTGAAGACCTTGGATTGCTAGTCGACTTTATGGCAGAACTGTTTATGAAAAAAGGGCATAAGCTGATTGGAATTCGCGGGATGCCCCGTGTCGGAAAAACAGAATCGATCGTGGCTGCCAGTGTGTCTGCAAATAAACGCTGGTTATTTGTCTCGAGTACATTGCTTAAACAGACAGTAAGGAATCAGTTAATAGAAGAGGAATATAATGAAGATAATTTATATATCATAGATGGGATTGTTTCCGCAAAAAGAGCAAATGAGAGACATTGGCAGCTTGTAAGAGAAATTATGCGCCTTCCCGCAACTAAAGTGATCGAGCATCCGGATATTTTCGTCCAAGAGACCGAGTATAAAATGGATGACTTTGATTATATTATCGAGCTCAGAAGTAATGAAGATGAGGAAATCACTTATGAGCCGGTGGAGAAGCAGGCAATGGAGAAAGACGGCTTTTCTATGTTTGATTTTTAA
- a CDS encoding helix-turn-helix domain-containing protein, which produces MEIGSRLKEAREEKKLTLEEIQSTTKIQKRYLQAIENNEFGTLPGKFYTRAFIREYASAVGLNPEQVMEEHRSELPSTEEEPVVTYSRVQRSKNESSSNKAGGFAKAFPRIISIVLIIGALFVFYYFYTEATNSNEGTTQTESEDQVDVRTSTDAQVSDSENSQQQEGSNDSTDDQPEEKPAEEKEEPAEEEPALEANLVETGTGSFPEHTYEITGAEERELTIEFSGRTYLAVTAPQGGEDLITAKEYSADDETVNVDVSEHDQVYIRTGSAPGLTVKINDEVIEFPADVVTQKLLINFK; this is translated from the coding sequence ATGGAGATAGGATCTCGACTAAAAGAAGCTAGAGAGGAAAAGAAGTTAACGCTTGAAGAAATACAAAGTACGACGAAGATTCAAAAAAGATATCTTCAAGCAATTGAAAACAACGAATTTGGGACACTCCCTGGAAAGTTTTATACACGGGCTTTCATTAGAGAATATGCTTCTGCGGTTGGTCTCAACCCTGAACAGGTAATGGAGGAGCACAGAAGTGAGCTCCCTTCTACAGAAGAGGAACCTGTTGTCACGTACAGTCGTGTGCAAAGATCAAAAAATGAATCATCTTCGAATAAAGCAGGTGGTTTTGCCAAAGCTTTTCCGCGAATTATATCAATCGTATTAATTATTGGTGCTTTATTTGTATTTTATTATTTTTATACAGAAGCAACGAATTCTAATGAAGGTACAACTCAAACGGAAAGTGAAGACCAGGTGGATGTGAGGACGAGTACGGACGCTCAAGTGTCTGATTCTGAAAATAGTCAACAACAAGAAGGATCCAATGATTCAACGGATGATCAGCCGGAAGAGAAACCGGCAGAAGAGAAAGAAGAACCTGCTGAGGAGGAGCCAGCACTTGAAGCGAATCTTGTAGAAACAGGGACGGGTTCCTTTCCTGAGCATACGTATGAAATCACCGGCGCTGAGGAGAGGGAGCTTACCATTGAATTTTCAGGAAGAACTTATTTAGCAGTCACCGCTCCACAAGGCGGTGAGGATCTTATAACCGCTAAAGAATATTCCGCGGATGATGAGACTGTGAATGTGGACGTATCCGAGCACGATCAGGTTTATATCCGTACAGGATCAGCTCCTGGTCTGACTGTGAAAATAAATGATGAAGTCATCGAGTTTCCTGCAGATGTCGTAACACAAAAACTATTAATTAACTTTAAATAA
- the yfmH gene encoding EF-P 5-aminopentanol modification-associated protein YfmH produces the protein METLTYKQLNETVYQETLDNGLKVFLLAKPEMAKTFGIFTTNYGSIDQTFTPIGKDEKVTVPEGIAHFLEHKLFEKEDRDVFQDFTKQGASANAFTSFTKTAYLFSATSQIEKNVETLLDFVQDPYFSEESVEKEKGIIGQEIRMYDDQPDWRSFFGTIQSLYHKHPVKVDIAGTVDSIQDITKDDLYTCYETFYHPSNMVLFVAGNIDPEKMMEQIRTNQNSKEFKEIPTIERSYPDEPVAVAKAEDSITMPVTTAKAMIGVKENVSSLTGEELLRAELLSGMILDFYFSKSGAFYEQLYKEDLIDSSFQYETELDRQFGFTILGGDSRKPDELAKRVKEMLHQLREESISEEDFKRMKRKKIGQFMRALNSLEFIANQFTHYHTLGVDLFDVLPVIESLTTEDVDQYVENWIKEECISVFQVKPQPNA, from the coding sequence ATGGAGACACTTACGTATAAGCAGCTGAATGAAACGGTGTATCAGGAAACGTTGGATAATGGACTAAAAGTATTTTTGCTTGCTAAGCCTGAGATGGCCAAGACATTCGGCATTTTCACAACAAACTACGGATCCATTGACCAAACTTTTACACCGATTGGGAAAGATGAAAAAGTAACGGTTCCAGAGGGAATTGCCCACTTTTTAGAACATAAGCTTTTTGAAAAAGAAGACCGTGATGTATTTCAGGATTTTACTAAACAGGGTGCTTCGGCAAACGCCTTTACTTCTTTTACGAAAACGGCATACTTGTTTTCAGCAACAAGTCAAATTGAAAAAAATGTGGAGACCCTGTTAGATTTCGTACAAGATCCGTATTTTTCTGAAGAATCTGTTGAAAAAGAAAAAGGGATTATCGGTCAAGAGATTCGTATGTATGATGATCAACCAGATTGGCGCTCCTTTTTCGGGACGATTCAAAGCTTATATCATAAGCATCCGGTCAAGGTGGATATTGCAGGAACGGTTGACTCGATTCAGGATATTACGAAGGATGACCTTTACACTTGTTATGAAACGTTTTATCACCCGTCCAACATGGTTCTATTTGTCGCCGGTAACATTGATCCGGAAAAAATGATGGAACAAATTCGCACCAATCAAAATAGTAAAGAGTTTAAGGAGATTCCGACTATCGAACGCTCCTATCCTGATGAGCCTGTGGCTGTGGCGAAGGCTGAGGACTCGATTACCATGCCTGTCACGACAGCCAAAGCAATGATAGGTGTAAAAGAAAATGTTTCCTCCCTTACAGGCGAAGAACTTTTGCGTGCAGAATTGTTATCAGGAATGATTCTTGACTTTTACTTCTCCAAAAGCGGTGCATTCTATGAACAACTTTATAAAGAAGATTTAATTGACTCAAGTTTTCAATATGAAACGGAATTAGACCGTCAATTCGGCTTCACAATTCTCGGCGGGGATTCAAGGAAGCCTGACGAGTTAGCGAAACGCGTGAAAGAAATGCTGCATCAACTGAGAGAAGAAAGCATCTCTGAAGAAGACTTTAAGCGAATGAAACGTAAAAAAATCGGTCAATTCATGCGTGCATTGAATTCCTTAGAGTTCATTGCCAATCAATTTACCCATTATCATACGTTAGGTGTGGATTTATTCGACGTCCTTCCAGTGATTGAGTCATTAACGACAGAAGACGTAGATCAGTACGTTGAAAACTGGATTAAAGAAGAGTGTATTTCTGTATTCCAGGTGAAACCCCAACCCAATGCCTAA
- a CDS encoding competence/damage-inducible protein A, with amino-acid sequence MRTEIIAVGTELLLGQIANTNAQWISKKLAKYGAPVYFHGVVGDNMERAIKTFEVASERSDVIIVTGGLGPTEDDLTRDAVKPLLKQNLVIHENTLAKIEAVYKKNNRQMTANNRKQALVFEHARVLANAEGMAPGQLVEHDQTLFVFLPGVPSEMKSLMEEHVLPYLIDAFQLESEIVSEMLRFIGIGESTLEHKLEDIIKYQQDPTIAPLAAEGEVGLRLTASGADAKAKIATLKADVLQRVGRYYYGSDDMTIEEKVRDLLKDKGMTLGSAESLTGGKFIERLIALPGASSVCEGSLVAYTAQAKENVIGVPANLIKQHGTISKECAEAMASQVQKRLSVDTAISFTGVAGPDNSEGQEPGVVYIALQIVGRDPIVERHHFEGGRDKVRTRAVKKGYEIIFRHLKKQ; translated from the coding sequence ATGAGAACAGAAATTATAGCCGTAGGTACAGAGCTTTTATTAGGACAAATTGCAAATACGAATGCTCAATGGATTTCAAAAAAACTAGCCAAGTATGGGGCGCCGGTGTATTTCCATGGTGTGGTGGGAGATAACATGGAGCGTGCTATTAAAACATTTGAGGTGGCGAGTGAACGTTCAGACGTGATTATCGTCACAGGTGGACTTGGTCCTACAGAAGATGATTTAACGCGCGACGCGGTTAAACCTTTGTTGAAACAAAACTTAGTGATTCATGAAAACACACTTGCGAAAATTGAGGCTGTTTATAAGAAAAACAACCGGCAGATGACAGCGAATAATCGTAAGCAGGCATTGGTGTTCGAGCATGCTAGGGTACTGGCAAATGCAGAAGGGATGGCTCCAGGGCAACTAGTTGAACATGATCAGACTTTATTTGTTTTTCTTCCTGGTGTGCCTTCTGAAATGAAAAGTTTAATGGAAGAGCATGTCCTCCCTTATTTAATCGATGCTTTTCAGCTGGAGTCAGAAATTGTTTCAGAAATGCTCAGGTTTATAGGCATTGGCGAATCGACACTTGAGCATAAACTAGAAGATATCATCAAATATCAACAAGACCCGACGATTGCCCCACTTGCGGCAGAAGGAGAGGTTGGGCTAAGGCTCACGGCTTCAGGAGCGGATGCAAAAGCCAAGATTGCGACTTTAAAAGCAGACGTTTTGCAAAGGGTCGGCCGTTATTATTATGGCAGTGATGACATGACAATTGAAGAAAAAGTCAGGGACCTGCTTAAGGACAAAGGGATGACATTAGGTTCTGCCGAGAGCCTGACAGGTGGTAAGTTTATCGAACGGCTCATAGCACTGCCTGGAGCATCGTCTGTCTGCGAAGGCAGCCTCGTTGCTTATACGGCTCAAGCAAAAGAAAATGTGATCGGTGTACCTGCTAATCTTATTAAACAACATGGTACGATTAGCAAGGAATGTGCAGAAGCAATGGCCTCCCAGGTGCAAAAGCGTCTAAGCGTAGATACAGCGATCAGTTTCACAGGAGTGGCAGGTCCAGACAATAGTGAAGGCCAGGAGCCAGGGGTGGTTTATATTGCCCTTCAAATAGTCGGGCGAGATCCTATTGTTGAGAGGCATCATTTTGAAGGCGGAAGAGATAAAGTTCGCACTCGTGCTGTAAAAAAAGGGTATGAAATTATTTTTCGTCATTTAAAAAAGCAATGA
- the ymfI gene encoding elongation factor P 5-aminopentanone reductase, whose amino-acid sequence MPKRCLIIGASGEIGCKTTELLAAEGYEVAVHYHLNDKAIDELKQRIASEKWLGAYKGDLSTASGLDDLLNKLPAHFDAVVFAQGNHSSKLLQDLTSLEMDEMYYVHVKSLWLITNKLLPSMISNKSGAIVVVSSVWGEEGASTEVVYSSVKGAQISFVKGLAKEAAPSNIRVNAVTPGLIATKMNDHLSSEDMDMLKNEIPLGRPGTCEEVAQAILFLLNKQSGYITGHTLRVNGGWY is encoded by the coding sequence ATGCCTAAGCGTTGTTTAATTATCGGAGCAAGTGGCGAAATTGGTTGTAAAACAACAGAATTATTGGCGGCGGAAGGATATGAAGTAGCTGTACATTACCATTTAAATGACAAGGCAATAGATGAGTTAAAGCAGCGGATTGCAAGTGAGAAGTGGCTTGGGGCCTATAAGGGAGACTTGTCTACAGCGAGCGGGCTAGATGACTTGCTTAACAAGCTTCCTGCTCACTTCGATGCAGTTGTTTTTGCTCAAGGAAATCACTCAAGCAAACTGCTGCAGGACCTTACCTCTTTAGAAATGGATGAGATGTATTATGTACATGTCAAATCCTTATGGCTGATCACAAACAAATTGCTGCCTTCGATGATTTCAAACAAATCAGGGGCCATTGTTGTGGTATCTTCTGTTTGGGGAGAAGAGGGAGCAAGCACTGAGGTAGTATATAGCTCCGTCAAGGGGGCGCAAATCAGTTTTGTTAAAGGATTGGCAAAAGAAGCTGCTCCAAGCAACATTCGTGTGAATGCCGTGACTCCGGGATTGATTGCAACCAAAATGAATGATCACTTGTCTTCTGAGGATATGGATATGTTGAAAAATGAAATTCCATTAGGCCGTCCGGGGACATGTGAAGAAGTAGCTCAGGCGATTTTATTTTTACTAAATAAACAGTCAGGCTATATTACGGGGCACACCCTGAGGGTAAACGGCGGCTGGTATTAA